A stretch of the Argentina anserina chromosome 6, drPotAnse1.1, whole genome shotgun sequence genome encodes the following:
- the LOC126798151 gene encoding glutamyl-tRNA(Gln) amidotransferase subunit A, chloroplastic/mitochondrial yields the protein MLSTLQPPRSLSHFRRRTSLKPFSSLSSQPVTHSTLTDQSQSTSQSQILSTRDSLLSRQISAAELAESFLSRLRRTEPHLRSFLHVSDSAVLAQARDLDDKLRRNEELGPLAGVLVAVKDNICTADMPSTAGSRVLEGYTPPYDATAVRKIKELGGIVVGKTNMDEFGMGSTTEGSAFQVTANPWDTTRVPGGSSGGSAAAVSARQSMVSLGSDTGGSVRQPASFCGVVGLKPTYGRVSRFGLMAYASSLDVIGCFGTSVADAGILLHAISGHDRLDATSSKREIPDLASQFGSISLLDSKPLKGLKVGLIRETLNDGVDIGVSSAIRTAALHLEELGCSIGDVSLPSFSLGLPAYYVIASSESSSNLSRYDGLRYGNQVATDELNSQYMDSRAKGFGSEVKRRILTGTYALSAGYYDAYYKRAQQVRTIIRKSFKEALGEYDILISPAAPSAAYKIGEKKDDPLAMYVGDIMTVNVNLAGLPALVLPCGFAEGGSAGLPVGLQMVGAAFSEEKLLRVGHIFEQTLQNCRFVPPLIADEDIPC from the exons ATGCTATCCACACTCCAACCACCGCGCTCACTCTCCCACTTCCGCCGCCGCACCTCCCTTAAACCCTTCTCCTCCTTATCCTCACAGCCCGTCACCCACTCCACTCTCACAGACCAATCCCAGTCCACCTCCCAATCCCAAATCCTCTCCACCCGCGACTCCCTCCTCTCCCGCCAAATCTCCGCCGCCGAGCTCGCCGAGTCCTTCCTATCCCGCCTCCGCCGCACCGAGCCCCACCTCCGCTCCTTCCTCCACGTCTCTGACTCCGCCGTCCTCGCCCAGGCCCGCGACCTCGACGACAAGCTCCGCCGCAATGAGGAGCTCGGGCCCCTCGCCGGCGTCCTCGTCGCCGTGAAGGACAACATATGCACGGCGGATATGCCGTCCACGGCGGGGTCGAGGGTTTTGGAGGGGTATACGCCGCCGTATGATGCGACGGCGGTCAGGAAGATTAAGGAGCTGGGTGGGATTGTGGTGGGGAAGACCAACATGGATGAGTTTGGGATGGGCAGCACCACCGAAGGCTCGGCCTTTCAG GTGACTGCAAACCCGTGGGACACGACTAGGGTGCCAGGAGGGTCATCAGGAGGCTCGGCTGCGGCTGTGTCTGCTAGACAGAGTATGGTATCGTTGGGAAGTGATACTGGTGGAAGTGTGAGGCAGCCAGCATCATTTTGTGGTGTTGTTGGGTTGAAGCCGACGTATGGGCGCGTATCGAGGTTTGGACTTATGGCGTATGCGTCATCACTTGATGTTATTGGCTGCTTCGGGACATCTGTTGCTGATGCTGGAATTCTTCTCCATGCAATTTCTGGTCACGATAGACTTGATGCCACCAGCAGTAAGCGT GAGATTCCGGACCTTGCATCTCAATTTGGTTCCATTAGTTTGCTAGATTCTAAACCTCTGAAAGGACTAAAAGTTGGTCTGATCCGTGAAACTCTCAATGATGGTGTTGATATCGGAGTATCTTCTGCAATTCGTACTGCTGCATTGCATCTTGAAGAATTGGGATGCTCCATAGGAGAT GTCTCATTACCGTCTTTCTCACTTGGATTGCCAGCCTATTATGTTATTGCTTCATCTGAGTCATCTTCGAACTTATCACGTTATGACGGTCTCAg GTACGGAAACCAAGTTGCTACTGATGAGCTGAACTCTCAATACATGGATTCGCGAGCAAAGGGATTTGGCTCTGAG GTCAAGAGGAGAATTCTAACTGGAACTTACGCCCTTTCAGCTGGTTATTATGATGCATATTATAAACGAGCCCAGCAG GTGAGGACTATAATCCGAAAAAGCTTCAAGGAGGCACTGGGTGAATATGACATCCTAATTTCACCTGCTGCCCCATCTGCTGCGTATAAAATTG gagaaaagaaagatgatCCGCTGGCAATGTATGTGGGTGACATAATGACG GTTAATGTTAACTTGGCAGGTCTACCTGCATTGGTTCTGCCATGTGGATTTGCCGAAGGGGGCTCAGCAGGCCTTCCGGTTGGTCTTCAAATGGTTGGTGCAGCATTCAGTGAG GAGAAGTTGCTTAGAGTAGGTCACATTTTTGAGCAGACCCTTCAGAATTGCAGATTTGTTCCTCCATTGATAGCAGATGAGGACATACCATGCTAG